The window CAGCCATCGGCATCCGCCGACATCGCGGCCTTCGTCGCCAAGGCGCGGGCGATGTCGCCGCATGCGGCGGGGGCACGGGGCCGGCTGGTATTCGCGCTGGATGCCACCATGAGCCGGCAGCCGACCTGGGACATGGCCTGCGCGCTGCAGGCCGACATGTTTCGCGAGGCGGCGGCGGTCGGCAGCCTCGACATCCGCCTGGTGTATTTCCGTGGCCTCAGCGAATGCCGCGCCAGCAACTGGATCTCCGACACCGCGAAGCTGGCGAGACTGATGTCGCGGATTGCCTGCGAGGGCGGCCAGACCCAGATCGGCAAGGTGCTGTCCGAGACCCGGCGCGAGGCGGTGGCCTCCGGCGTGCGGGCGCTGGTATTCGTGGGCGACGCCATGGAAGAGTCGGTCGACGATCTCTGCGCCAAGGCCGGCGAACTCGGACTGCTGAAAGTGCCGGTATTCATGTTCCAGGAGGGCCATGACGGTATCGCGGAGCAGGCGTACCGCGAGATCGCGCGGCTGACCGGCGGGGCATGGTGCCGGTTCGATCCCGGAGCCGCGGCGCAATTGCGGGACCTGCTGCGGGCGGTGGCGGCCTATGCCGCCGGCGGCCGGGAGGCGCTGATGCAGCTGTCGAAGACCGCGCCCGGAGCGGCAAAACTGCTTGGGCAGATGAAGTAGGGCGTGCCGCTTCCGCTTGCTCCCGCGACCGACTATCTATTGAATCATGCCTACCCTGATCGCTGGCGCTGTCGCCGTAGTCGTTATCTATACCCTGCTGCAGATGTTTCGTGCAGCCAACCCGGCTGTGCTGGCGCGCGGCATCAAGATCGGCGGCGGCGTGGTGGCGCTGGCGGTGGCCGCCTTCACCGGCATCAAGGGTGAGCTGGCGGTGGCGATCCCGCTCGGCATCTTCGGCGCCGGGCTGCTCGGCTGGTCGCCGTTCGGCACCGCGGGTTTCAGCAACATCGGCGGCCTGTTCGGCGGCCGCACCGCGAAATCGGCGGGGCAGACCTCGAAGGTCCGTTCGCAGTTTCTCGAGATGACGCTGGATCATGATAGCGGCCAGCTCACTGGGCAGGTCGTCGCTGGGCCCTATGCCGGGCAATTGCTCGACGCGTTCGACCTGCCGCAGCTGGCGGCGATGATGGCCGCCTTCGATGCCGAGAGCGTCGCGCTACTTGAAAGTTATCTGGACCGCAGGTTTCCCGCCTGGCGTCAGGACGCGCAGAGCGACGGGGCAGGGCGGCAAAGCCGCGCGGCGCCGAGCGGAAAAATGACGGACGAGGAGGCCTATCAGATCCTTGGCGTGAAGCCGGGGGCGGGGCGTGACGAAATCAGCCACGCGCATCGATCGCTCATGAAGAAATTGCATCCCGACCAGGGGGGCTCGACGTACCTCGCGGCCCGTGTAAACGAGGCCAAGGACACTCTGCTTCGCAATCATCGCAGCTAACTCCAGCACGCTATCAACGCTACAAACTGCGAGTTGCTTCTGTTCTCTGCTGGACGCCCCATCGCCCGCCGTTGTCCGGCGTGGTCGATCATCCCCTGTCTGCTTTTGTAGCCCCTAAGTCTTGACGAGAGGTTTTCGCGCGACGGATTTGTGCGGCCTGAAACGCAAAATGGCCGGGACAGGTCCCGGCCATTTTGCAGCACGTCAGTGAAGGGACGTGCGATCAGTTCTTGATGGTAATGCAGGAAATCTCGGAGCGCTTCAGGGCCTTGCAGACCGCTTCGGCCTGTTCGCGGTCGAGGCCGGCGAAGCGGGCGCGGAACAGCTTCTTCTCGCCCCTCGACACCACCGTTTCAGTGAACGGATCGGCCTTGCCGAGCAGGCCGCGGGCCTGTTCGCGGGCGGCGTCGAGGCGGAGGCGGGCTTCGCTCTCGCTATCCAGCGCGCCGACCTGGATGATCCAGCCGGTATGGTTCGCCACCGGCTTGATGGCGCCGGCCTGCTGGACGGCCTGCGGCGCGGGTGAGGTGCGGGGCGAGGGATCGGCATAGGCCATCGCCTGGCCACCCTGCGAGGCGCTGGACGCCGGCAATACGCCGAGCAGGCCCTGGCCGGTGCCGTGATTGGCAGGCTGGCGCGGCATTTCCGAGCGCTGATACAGCGAGCTGGAAGTCTCTGCGACGTCGTTGCGGGCCGGTGCGTCGTTACGCGCCGAGATCGTGTTGGTCACGGGGGTAGGCGGCTGCTCGGGACTGGCGGACGCGAGCTTGAACTGGCCGGATTTGACCTGGACGGTCTTGACCCGCACCGGTTTCATCGGTTCGGACGAGCCGGGGATGACCGGAATCGCCTGGGACTGGATCACCCCGCTGCTGAGAATGGCGGGCTCCGGCTTGCGCTGCGGCACGGGCAGGGCGGCGGTGGCGGCAGCGATCACTGAACGCGTGACGGGAGCGGTTGGGCGTGCCGGCGTCTCGATGGTTTCCGGGGCAGCAGAAGCGACCTGGACGGCGCCGTTGACCTGCGTCGTCTGGGTCGGACGCGAATCCGTCTCGGCTTCGGCGACGTCGGCATTGGCTTCGGAGGCATTGCGCTCGGTAATCATCGCAACGGTACGCCGGGTGGCGCCCTTTTCGAGGTTTTCAGCGAGCAGGTTGCGCATGATCGCGTCGCGCGAGCCGCCGCTGCGGCCTCCGAGCACGACGCCGACCAGATGGCGGTTGCCGCGGCGCATCGAGGAGACCAGATTGAAGCCGGAGGCGCGGGTGTAGCCGGTCTTGATGCCGTCGACACCTTCGACGCTGCCGATCAGGCGATTATGGTTGCGGATCGCGTGGCCGCGGAAGGTGAAGGAGGCAGTCGAGAAATAACGGTAGTGGCGCGGGAAGCGATCCTGGATCGCGCGGCCGAGCGTCGATTGATCGCGCGCGGTGGTAACCTGATCGTCGTCCGGAAGACCCGAGGCGTTGCGATAGACGGTGCGGCTCATGCCGAGGGCGCGCGCCTTGCGGGTCATCAGCTTGGCGAAGTCGTCTTCGTCGCCGGCAATGGCCTCGGCGATGACGACGGCGGCGTCGTTGGCCGAGCGCGTCACCAGTCCCTTGATGGCGTCCTCGACCTTGATGGTCTGGCCGGGGCGCAGGCCGAGCTTGGTCGGTGCCTGCTCGGAGGCGTGCTGGGAGACTTCCATCTCGCTGTCGAGCTTGAGCTTGCCGGAGTCGAGCTTTTCGAACAGCAGATACAGCGTCATGATCTTGGTGAGCGACGCCGGATGGCGCGACGCATCGGGATTGTTCGACGACAGCACCGCACCGGAATTGCCATCGACCATGATCGACGAGAAGGCGGGGCTGTAGCTGGAGCGGGCTTCGTGATGGCGCGCCGAGCGATGCCGGTGGCGGCGGGCGTCTGCAGGATCGGTGGTGAGGACGATGGTCGCGGTGAGAGTTGCCAGCCCGAGCACACACACACGAAGGGCGCGCGATGAAGCCAAAGTTGTGCGAAGCATGAACTTCCCCGTCCGATTTCCAGTCTCAAATCACCGGTTCGTGAGGCTAAATTATGCCCAACAACCCGTGATGCGTCCCAGTTAAAGCGCTCAGCCTGGGCAATTCTCTCGGGCGGGATGGCAAAGTCGCTGGCCATTCTGGCTAAGAGGTTGTGCCCATGCGGTTATTGGCTTTGGGGCCGAACGCAGCACTGCAGAGAATCAGAATAGGTCTGGCGAGTTTCCAAAAGGTTAAGCAACCCTTGCAGGGAGGGTGCGCATTTATGCCGAATGGTAAAAATTGTGCGTCGCACAAGATTCTTGACTAAATTGTGCGGCGCACTAAAGGTGACCGCAGTCAGGCGCCGGGCGTCGGCAAGCACTGACATGTCAGTCTAGGAAAGGATTCCACTTGTGATCAAAGTCGAAGAGATTCAGCAGTACGGCAAAGAGCAGTTCGAGAGCGCCGTTGCATCGGCCACCACGCTTCAGAACGGTGCGCAGGCCATTGCAGCCGCCGTTGGCGACTATACCAAGAAGTCGTTCGAAGACGGCAACGCGTTCGTCACCAAGCTGTCCGGCGTGAAGTCGCTCGACAAGGCGATTGAAATGCAGACCGAATACGCCAAGTCGACCTATGACGCTTTCGTCGCGGAATCGCAGAAGATCGGCGAGCTTTATGCCGATCTCGCCAAGCAGGCCTACAAGCCGTTCGAAGGCTTCGTTTCCAAGATGACGCCCGCCCGCTAAATCGACGCGGTTTTCAAAGCAAAACGCCCGGCCATTGGCCGGGCGTTTTTCGTTGACGTGAGGCTAGGCTTATTTCGCGACGCGAAGCTTGGTGAGGGACGACCCGATCGACGAGAACGCCGCCGCCATCTCCGTCACCGTTGTCGTTGGGAAAAACTGGCCGCTGTTCGCGCACCCCTTGAGAACCGTGGACTCCGGGTCTCCGCTCGTGTTGACCTGGATCGTGTAGACCGACGTCGTTCCGTACAGCGGATTCTTGATATTATCGCAAAGAAGCTTCTGCCGCGCATCGATCTGCGATGCGGTCGTATACCAACGATCCTGTGTGTTCATGCCGTCGGACATCAGGATGATGACGTCGTTGTATTTGTAGTCCGCATCCTTGGCAGGTGTGTTGAGAGGATCGGTCGCCTGCAAGGACATCCAGGCCCAATGCATGCCAATGGCCTGATTGGTGTTGCCGTTCGCGACGAAGTTATTGATTTTGCCCTTCAGGGTGGTGTCATCGGTGGAGCTGTCGGATTCGTTGGAATCATAGGCTGATTTCATCGGCAGGATCGATGACGAGCAATCGGTATATTTCTTGGCGAGGAACAGTGTTCCCGGGGTCGCGGTGGTTGGCGCGTCCTTGAGCGTGTCATAGTTGGCGGTCTTGTCGCGATCGGTCACGCATCCCTGCCAGTTACTGACATTGTTGGCAGTCCAGTTTTTGCCTGCCGCAACGCAAGCGCTCTTCGTCGTGTAGGTCGACTTGTTGCAGCTGCCATAATCCGTATCCCAGTCCAGCCAGCTCGCTCCTTTGTTGCCGGTGCCGACGTTGACCATCTGGTTGAACGGAATGATCGAGATATAGACGTCGGCGGTGGAGGTTGCAGACGCCTTCAAGGTATCGATGAGTTGCTTGGCAGCCGTTTTCATCGCTGGAAGCTTGCCGTTGTCATCCATTGATCCGGTGACGTCGAGCGCCATTGCCACGCGTAGTCGCGTTGTTCCCCAGGTTGCTGTCGAACTGGTGTTGAAACCCAGCGTCGGCATGCCAATGACCTTCATGAACTGGGTCGGCAGCGAACCAGTCCCGTTGACGAGAATGGTCGACGCGCCCTGACTGTCCTTGGCATAGGTCGCGTCGATGGTGACGCCGGTCGCTTCCTTGTTGGTGTAGAGCGCATTGAAATAGGACTGGGCCTTGGCCGAGACATCCGATTGCTTGATGATGCCTGAAGCAAGATCCTTTGAAACCATCAGCGCTGCCGAATCGAGCGCCCCTTGCATCGACGTGCGTGCGTTATAGGCTCGGCTGTAGTCGACGGCGGCTCCGACGAACGCCAGCAGCGGCACCAGCACGATCGCGAAGGTCGCGGCGATATTGCCGCGCTCCGCCCGGGCAAACCGTGCGAGGGTTTTTCGCGCCTGAGCTGAAATCGTTCGGATAGGCATGGCTACCACCAAAAGCTGTGTTTCCGGTCGGCATTTCGGGGGGCGGGGCTAAACAGGGGGTAAAGCCTTGCTCAGAAAATCGGTAAATTGCCGCATATTTTGCGGGCACCTCCGTTTCCGTCTTGTCATCGTCAACAGCCGCTAAATGGTCGAACCGCCGTTTTTGTTAAATCGAGCAAAATCCGTTAACCTTGGCGATGTTGCGGGGCCGGCGATCGGCCGCGGTGCCGGGCTCAAACCGGGTCCACGCGCTTGCGGTGAGCGGTCTCGGAACCCATATTCACGTCGTCGGTCCAGCCGACGGGGCGGCGCCGATCAGAAGCGGCGATCCGGAAGCTACCCCTCGGCTCATGATGGCGTCCGTCCGGAGGCTGTCCTTGGGGACTGTCCAATATCCTGTGGGGACTTCGAATACATACGCCATGTTCCAGCCAGCTTCAGAATTCACGCTACCCGGGATGCAGATGCCCATTTCCCCCGCCCGTAAGAACGACCAAGACGGTCGTTCCTACGCTATGGCCGACGACGAAGGTCGCCCAGGCACGCCGGGCGGACCCAGTACGTCCGTCATCACCAAGGTCAAGTCGAAGACCAAGCGGCCGAACCTCTATCGTGTGCTGATCCTGAATGACGATTACACGCCGATGGAGTTCGTCGTTCACGTGCTGGAGAAATTTTTCCAGAAGGACGTCGAGGGCGGCGACCCAGATCATGCTGCACGTTCATCATCACGGCATCGGCGAGTGCGGCATCTTCACCTACGAGATTGCGGAAACCAAGGTGACGCAGGTGATGGATTTTGCCCGTAAGCACCAGCACCCTTTGCAATGCGTGATGGAAAAGAAGTAGCCTTGCGATGAGTCCCGGAGTGGGAACGGGTCTTGCATTGATTTGAGCCGGAAGGTCCGTCCGGCGTCCGATCGACCAGGCGTCCCCGCGGGATGTCTGGCGCGCAAGAGGCGCCGTCTGCGGACGAAACGACACGCAACGGGAACCAGCCTTTCGCCACGATCGAGCGTACCTATATGTGAGAAAGGTTCTTGTTGCCTGAGGCGACAACGACGATCATGATGGCGGGGGCCAAAGAGGACGCGGAATGCCAACTTTTTCTCAAAGCCTTGAACAATCACTGCATCGCGCGCTCTCGATCGCGAATGAGCGGCATCACCAATACGCGACACTGGAGCATTTGCTGCTGTCGCTGGTCGATGACTCGGATGCAGCGGCGGTAATGCGGGCCTGCAGCGTCGATCTCGACAAGCTGCGCACCAGCCTGGTCAACTATCTCGAAACCGAATTCGAAAACCTGGTGACGGACGGCGCCGACGATGCCAAGCCGACCGCCGGATTTCAGCGCGTGATCCAACGCGCCGTGATTCACGTGCAATCGTCGGGTCGCGAAGAAGTGACCGGCGCCAATGTGCTGATCGCCATCTTCGCCGAGCGCGAAAGCCACGCCGCGTATTTCCTGCAGGAGCAGGACATGACGCGCTACGACGCGGTGAATTACATCAGCCACGGCATCGCCAAGCGGGCTGGCGTCTCCGAGGCGCGGCCGGTGCGCGGCGTCGACGAGGAAACCGAAACCAAGAACGGCGACGATTCCAAGAAAAAGGGCGAGGCGCTCGACACCTATTGCGTCAACCTCAACAAGAAGGCCCGCGACGGCAAGATCGATCCGGTGATCGGGCGTAATGCCGAGATCAGCCGCGCCATCCAGGTGCTGTGCCGCCGGCAGAAGAACAATCCTTTGTTCGTCGGCGAAGCCGGCGTCGGCAAGACCGCGATCGCCGAAGGTCTGGCGAAACGCATCGTCGACAGCGAGGTGCCGGAAGTACTGGCGGCGGCGACGGTATTCTCGCTCGACATGGGCACGCTGCTCGCGGGCACGCGCTATCGTGGCGATTTCGAAGAGCGCCTGAAGCAGGTGCTCAAGGAACTCGAGGCGCATCCCAACGCGATCCTGTTCATCGACGAAATCCATACCGTGATCGGCGCCGGCGCCACCTCGGGCGGTGCGATGGATGCCTCGAATCTGCTCAAGCCTGCTCTGGCTTCGGGCACGATCCGCTGTATGGGCTCGACCACCTACAAGGAATACCGCCAGCACTTCGAAAAGGACCGCGCTTTGGTGCGCAGGTTCCAGAAGATCGACGTGAATGAGCCCACCGTCGAGGACGCCATCGCGATCCTCAAGGGGCTGAAGCCGTATTTCGAGGACTACCACAAGCTGAAATACACCAATGAGGCGATCGAGGCCGCGGTGCAGCTGTCGTCGCGCTATATCCACGACCGCAAGTTGCCGGACAAGGCGATCGACGTGATCGACGAATCCGGCGCGGCGCAGATGCTGGTGGCCGAGAACAAGCGCAAGAAGACCATCGGCATCAAGGAAATCGAGACCACGATCGCGACCATGGCGCGGATCCCGCCCAAGAGCGTGTCGAAGGACGATGCCGAGGTGCTGCGACATCTCGAATCCACCCTGAAGCGGGTGGTGTTCGGCCAGGACAACGCGATCGAGGCGCTGTCGGCATCGATCAAGCTGGCGCGTGCCGGCCTGCGCGAACCGGAGAAGCCGATCGGCTCGTATCTGTTCTCGGGGCCGACCGGCGTCGGCAAGACCGAGGTCGCAAAACAGCTCGCGGCGTCGCTCGGCGTCGAACTGATCCGCTTCGACATGTCCGAATATATGGAGCGGCACACGGTGTCGCGCCTGATCGGCGCGCCTCCGGGCTATGTCGGCTTCGATCAGGGCGGCCTCTTGACCGATGGCGTCGATCAGCATCCGCATTGCGTGGTGCTGCTCGACGAAATCGAGAAGGCGCATCCGGATCTCTACAACGTGCTGCTGCAGATCATGGATCACGGCCGGCTCACCGATCACAACGGCAAGCAGGTCAACTTCCGCAACGTGATCCTGATCATGACGACGAATGCGGGCGCCGCCGACATGGCACGCCAGGCCTTCGGCTTCACGCGCACCAAGCGGGAAGGCGACGATCACGAGGCGATCAATCGCCAGTTCGCGCCGGAATTCCGCAACCGTCTCGATGCCGTCGTCTCGTTCGCGCATTTGAATGCGGATGTGATCGGCATGGTGGTGGAGAAGTTCGTGCTGCAGCTCGAGGCCCAGCTGGCTGATCGTGACGTCACCATCGAACTGTCGGAGCCCGCCAAGGCTTGGCTGGTTCAACATGGTTACGACGAGCAGATGGGCGCACGGCCGATGTCGCGCGTGATCCAGGAGCACATCAAGAAGCCGCTGGCCGACGAATTGTTGTTCGGCAAGCTGAAAGATGGCGGCCACGTCCGCGTCGTGCTGGTGAAGGACGAGGCGGTGGCAGGGGTAGAGCTGGAGCTGGAGAAGATCGGCTTCGAATATCCCGACGGGCCGGTGACGCCAAAGCCCGAGAAGCTGCCTGGCGCGCGCAAGCGGACTCCGCCGCGCAAGCCGAAGTCGGGACCGAGCGGGCCCGGTGGATCGAAAGGCCCGGCATCGAAGGGACCGCTGGTCAAGGCGTAAGCCTGATCCGATCGAACAAACGAAAACGGCCGGCAAGAAATTGCCGGCCGTTTTGTTTGATCTTGTCATTCCGGGACGTGCCTTGGTCGGCGATAGCCGACCGGGGTGC is drawn from Nitrobacteraceae bacterium AZCC 2146 and contains these coding sequences:
- a CDS encoding hypothetical protein (product_source=Hypo-rule applied; superfamily=53300); this translates as MSRDPTISKPATDTLTTQPSASADIAAFVAKARAMSPHAAGARGRLVFALDATMSRQPTWDMACALQADMFREAAAVGSLDIRLVYFRGLSECRASNWISDTAKLARLMSRIACEGGQTQIGKVLSETRREAVASGVRALVFVGDAMEESVDDLCAKAGELGLLKVPVFMFQEGHDGIAEQAYREIARLTGGAWCRFDPGAAAQLRDLLRAVAAYAAGGREALMQLSKTAPGAAKLLGQMK
- a CDS encoding hypothetical protein (product_source=Hypo-rule applied; cath_funfam=1.10.287.110; pfam=PF00226; smart=SM00271; superfamily=46565; transmembrane_helix_parts=Outside_1_3,TMhelix_4_21,Inside_22_27,TMhelix_28_50,Outside_51_59,TMhelix_60_82,Inside_83_242), whose translation is MPTLIAGAVAVVVIYTLLQMFRAANPAVLARGIKIGGGVVALAVAAFTGIKGELAVAIPLGIFGAGLLGWSPFGTAGFSNIGGLFGGRTAKSAGQTSKVRSQFLEMTLDHDSGQLTGQVVAGPYAGQLLDAFDLPQLAAMMAAFDAESVALLESYLDRRFPAWRQDAQSDGAGRQSRAAPSGKMTDEEAYQILGVKPGAGRDEISHAHRSLMKKLHPDQGGSTYLAARVNEAKDTLLRNHRS
- a CDS encoding D-alanyl-D-alanine carboxypeptidase (product_source=KO:K01286; cath_funfam=3.40.710.10; cog=COG1686; ko=KO:K01286; pfam=PF00768,PF05036; superfamily=110997,56601) encodes the protein MLRTTLASSRALRVCVLGLATLTATIVLTTDPADARRHRHRSARHHEARSSYSPAFSSIMVDGNSGAVLSSNNPDASRHPASLTKIMTLYLLFEKLDSGKLKLDSEMEVSQHASEQAPTKLGLRPGQTIKVEDAIKGLVTRSANDAAVVIAEAIAGDEDDFAKLMTRKARALGMSRTVYRNASGLPDDDQVTTARDQSTLGRAIQDRFPRHYRYFSTASFTFRGHAIRNHNRLIGSVEGVDGIKTGYTRASGFNLVSSMRRGNRHLVGVVLGGRSGGSRDAIMRNLLAENLEKGATRRTVAMITERNASEANADVAEAETDSRPTQTTQVNGAVQVASAAPETIETPARPTAPVTRSVIAAATAALPVPQRKPEPAILSSGVIQSQAIPVIPGSSEPMKPVRVKTVQVKSGQFKLASASPEQPPTPVTNTISARNDAPARNDVAETSSSLYQRSEMPRQPANHGTGQGLLGVLPASSASQGGQAMAYADPSPRTSPAPQAVQQAGAIKPVANHTGWIIQVGALDSESEARLRLDAAREQARGLLGKADPFTETVVSRGEKKLFRARFAGLDREQAEAVCKALKRSEISCITIKN
- a CDS encoding hypothetical protein (product_source=COG5490; cog=COG5490; pfam=PF09361; superfamily=55957); its protein translation is MIKVEEIQQYGKEQFESAVASATTLQNGAQAIAAAVGDYTKKSFEDGNAFVTKLSGVKSLDKAIEMQTEYAKSTYDAFVAESQKIGELYADLAKQAYKPFEGFVSKMTPAR
- a CDS encoding Flp pilus assembly protein TadG (product_source=COG4961; cath_funfam=3.40.50.410; cog=COG4961; pfam=PF13400; superfamily=53300; transmembrane_helix_parts=Inside_1_20,TMhelix_21_43,Outside_44_455) is translated as MPIRTISAQARKTLARFARAERGNIAATFAIVLVPLLAFVGAAVDYSRAYNARTSMQGALDSAALMVSKDLASGIIKQSDVSAKAQSYFNALYTNKEATGVTIDATYAKDSQGASTILVNGTGSLPTQFMKVIGMPTLGFNTSSTATWGTTRLRVAMALDVTGSMDDNGKLPAMKTAAKQLIDTLKASATSTADVYISIIPFNQMVNVGTGNKGASWLDWDTDYGSCNKSTYTTKSACVAAGKNWTANNVSNWQGCVTDRDKTANYDTLKDAPTTATPGTLFLAKKYTDCSSSILPMKSAYDSNESDSSTDDTTLKGKINNFVANGNTNQAIGMHWAWMSLQATDPLNTPAKDADYKYNDVIILMSDGMNTQDRWYTTASQIDARQKLLCDNIKNPLYGTTSVYTIQVNTSGDPESTVLKGCANSGQFFPTTTVTEMAAAFSSIGSSLTKLRVAK
- a CDS encoding hypothetical protein (product_source=Hypo-rule applied; pfam=PF02617), whose protein sequence is MLRGRRSAAVPGSNRVHALAVSGLGTHIHVVGPADGAAPIRSGDPEATPRLMMASVRRLSLGTVQYPVGTSNTYAMFQPASEFTLPGMQMPISPARKNDQDGRSYAMADDEGRPGTPGGPSTSVITKVKSKTKRPNLYRVLILNDDYTPMEFVVHVLEKFFQKDVEGGDPDHAARSSSRHRRVRHLHLRDCGNQGDAGDGFCP
- a CDS encoding ATP-dependent Clp protease ATP-binding subunit ClpA (product_source=KO:K03694; cath_funfam=1.10.1780.10,1.10.8.60,3.40.50.300; cog=COG0542; ko=KO:K03694; pfam=PF00004,PF02861,PF07724,PF10431,PF17871; smart=SM00382,SM01086; superfamily=52540,81923; tigrfam=TIGR02639) — protein: MPTFSQSLEQSLHRALSIANERHHQYATLEHLLLSLVDDSDAAAVMRACSVDLDKLRTSLVNYLETEFENLVTDGADDAKPTAGFQRVIQRAVIHVQSSGREEVTGANVLIAIFAERESHAAYFLQEQDMTRYDAVNYISHGIAKRAGVSEARPVRGVDEETETKNGDDSKKKGEALDTYCVNLNKKARDGKIDPVIGRNAEISRAIQVLCRRQKNNPLFVGEAGVGKTAIAEGLAKRIVDSEVPEVLAAATVFSLDMGTLLAGTRYRGDFEERLKQVLKELEAHPNAILFIDEIHTVIGAGATSGGAMDASNLLKPALASGTIRCMGSTTYKEYRQHFEKDRALVRRFQKIDVNEPTVEDAIAILKGLKPYFEDYHKLKYTNEAIEAAVQLSSRYIHDRKLPDKAIDVIDESGAAQMLVAENKRKKTIGIKEIETTIATMARIPPKSVSKDDAEVLRHLESTLKRVVFGQDNAIEALSASIKLARAGLREPEKPIGSYLFSGPTGVGKTEVAKQLAASLGVELIRFDMSEYMERHTVSRLIGAPPGYVGFDQGGLLTDGVDQHPHCVVLLDEIEKAHPDLYNVLLQIMDHGRLTDHNGKQVNFRNVILIMTTNAGAADMARQAFGFTRTKREGDDHEAINRQFAPEFRNRLDAVVSFAHLNADVIGMVVEKFVLQLEAQLADRDVTIELSEPAKAWLVQHGYDEQMGARPMSRVIQEHIKKPLADELLFGKLKDGGHVRVVLVKDEAVAGVELELEKIGFEYPDGPVTPKPEKLPGARKRTPPRKPKSGPSGPGGSKGPASKGPLVKA